A stretch of the Arvicola amphibius chromosome 8, mArvAmp1.2, whole genome shotgun sequence genome encodes the following:
- the Numbl gene encoding numb-like protein isoform X2, which translates to MNKLRQSLRRRKPAYVPEASRPHQWQADEDAVRKGTCSFPVRYLGHVEVEESRGMHVCEDAVKKLKAMGRKSVKSVLWVSADGLRVVDDKTKDLLVDQTIEKVSFCAPDRNLDKAFSYICRDGTTRRWICHCFLALKDSGERLSHAVGCAFAACLERKQRREKECGVTAAFDASRTSFAREGSFRLSGGGRPAEREAGDKKKAEAAAAPAVAPGPAQPGHVSPTPATTSPGEKGEAGTPVAAGTTAAAIPRRHAPLEQLVRQGSFRGFPALSQKNSPFKRQLSLRLNELPSTLQRRTDFQVKGTVPEMEPPGASDSDGINALCTQISSSFASAGVPASGPPSATTGTSAWGEPSVPPAAAFQPGHKRTPSEAERWLEEVSQVAKAQQQQQQQQQQQQQQQQQQQQQQAASVPPMPSMAPTLPPFSAPVGPFDTAAAQVAVFLPPTHMQPPFVPAYPGLGYPPMPRVPVVGITPSQMVANAFCSATQLQPQPATLLGKAGAFPPPAAPSAPGGQARPRPNGAPWPPEPAPAPAPELDPFEAQWAALEGKPAVEKPSNPFSGDLQKTFEIEL; encoded by the exons tacCTGGGTCACGTGGAAGTAGAGGAGTCCCGGGGGATGCATGTTTGCGAAGATGCTGTGAAGAAGCTGAAGGCG ATGGGCCGGAAATCCGTGAAGTCTGTCCTGTGGGTGTCAGCCGATGGACTCCGAGTGGTGGACGACAAAACCAAG GACCTCCTTGTAGACCAGACCATCGAGAAGGTCTCCTTCTGCGCTCCTGACCGCAACCTGGACAAGGCTTTCTCCTACATATGCCGTGACGGCACCACGCGCCGCTGGATCTGCCATTGCTTTCTGGCTCTCAAGGACTCC GGCGAGAGGCTGAGCCACGCTGTGGGCTGTGCGTTCGCTGCCTGCCTGGAAAGGAAGCAGCGGCGGGAGAAAGAGTGTGGAGTGACGGCTGCCTTCGACGCCAGTCGCACCAGCTTTGCCCGAGAGGGCTCCTTCCGCCTGTCGGGGGGCGGCAGGCCTGCAGAGCGTGAGGCTGGGGACAAGAAGAAAG CAGAGGCAGCAGCCGCTCCCGCTGTGGCTCCTGGCCCTGCCCAGCCTGGGCACGTGTCCCCAACACCAGCTACCACATCCCCTGGTGAGAAGGGGGAGGCAGGCACCCCAGTGGCCGCAGGCACCACTGCTGCTGCCATTCCCAGGCGCCACGCACCTCTGGAGCAGCTGGTTCGCCAGGGCTCCTTTCGTGGGTTCCCGGCGCTCAGCCAGAAGAACTCACCTTTCAAACGTCAGCTGAGCCTGCGGTTGAACGAGCTGCCATCCACCCTGCAGCGCCGTACCGACTTCCAGGTGAAGGGCACAG TGCCTGAGATGGAGCCTCCTGGTGCCAGTGACAGCGATGGCATCAATGCTCTGTGCACACAGATCAGCTCATCCTTTGCCAGTGCTGGAGTGCCAGCGTCAGGGCCACCATCTGCCACAACAG GAACTTCTGCCTGGGGCGAGCCCTCTGTACCCCCTGCAGCTGCCTTCCAGCCTGGGCACAAGAGGACACCTTCAGAGGCTGAACGATGGCTGGAGGAAGTGTCCCAAGTGGCTAaagctcagcagcagcagcagcagcagcagcagcaacaacagcaacagcagcagcagcagcagcagcagcaagcagcctccgtgccaccaatgcccagcatgGCCCCCACCCTTCCACCCTTTTCTGCCCCCGTGGGGCCCTTTGACACTGCAGCTGCCCAGGTGGCTGTGTTCTtgccacccacacacatgcagccTCCATTCGTGCCCGCCTACCCAGGCCTGGGTTATCCACCCATGCCCCGGGTGCCAGTGGTGGGCATCACCCCTTCACAGATGGTGGCCAATGCCTTCTGCTCAGCTACCCAGCTCCAGCCCCAACCTGCCACACTGCTTGGAAAAGCCGGGGCCTTCCCCCCACCTGCTGCACCCAGCGCCCCTGGTGGCCAGGCCCGTCCACGCCCCAATGGGGCGCCTTGGCCCCCAGAGCCAGCGCCTGCCCCAGCCCCTGAGTTGGACCCCTTTGAGGCCCAGTGGGCAGCATTAGAAGGCAAACCCGCTGTGGAGAAGCCCTCTAACCCCTTCTCTGGTGACTTGCAGAAGACCTTCGAGATTGAACTGTAG